From the Musa acuminata AAA Group cultivar baxijiao chromosome BXJ3-1, Cavendish_Baxijiao_AAA, whole genome shotgun sequence genome, the window TTTTATGGTGGTCTGCACGATATGATCGTCCCGATTATAAAGCATCCGCTTCACTATATCTGAGGCGTTAAGATCCGCTCTGATGGAAAGAGAGATCGTGAAGATATGCGAGCCAAGCAATGTTGTGGCCATCACCGTCGTCCCTTTGCCTCGCATGCGTACTCACTCCTGGGAACAGAAGGGACACATCCTGTAAGGGTGGGGCCTTTACGTGGCGGGTGCCAGCCAGCCAACCAACAGTAAAGTCAAAGAATTGGCACTAGTTGTTAGAAGAAAACAAGTTGTTACGTCCATCACAATAACAGAACAATAAAGAGCACCATCTAACTCAATTATGAACCTCCTTGTTGGATTTTTGACGTGGCTTTCGTCTACAATTATTATAATGGGTTCACATTCACAATCACCTTCTCATGTGATGCTTCAAGGTGGGTGGCCACACCAAGCACCTGCTTGTCGACGACAACTCAACGAGTCACAATGCTGTCATGCCCCCACACGCACATTCTTCGCACAAATGTTATGTCTCGATCTGTACCGTATTACAAATGGAACATCGCGTGGTAtataattaaaaacaaaaaatattaatttttaattaaaaaaaaaattaaaaactggATGTATTTTTGATCAAATTAtaattcataattattttttaataatttgattGGTTTAAGACAAAATTCAAACCGCTCATATTCGGTTTGATTCgacttcaaatcgtcaaatcgctAAGTCAATTTTGAATCGAGGAACCATCAAATCGACGAACATTGGTCAGTCATTTCTTAATGCTTAGGCCACTAAACCTGctaatattttgataaataataaagaaATAATAACATGTAAAAGAAAGCATTTGGATGTGATATTTTTGGGCATTAAATTTACgactccaatttttttatttttcagattaatattttatttgattgtaaTTGTACGGATattgctaaaataaaaaaaaggattctTGGAATGTTCTAGATTTATATATTAACATAAAATCTTGCAGAGACAAACTTCATTTAAATCATATCTTTGccgtttaattatttattttacagatacctatatatatatatttatttatttttgttcgtGTGCAGGGCACAGCCACATGGACCCCTACATACGAATACGCGAGAATTCGTACTCTCTTATTTATACGTGTCTATCCTCACCGTTCGAGTATAATTATGGTAACGTTTGAACAGGATTAGAAATCGTTCCGTCGCCGTGTCTCCCTCCGCCTACCCACCCAAAGCACACCGAAAAAGCTCTCAGATCTGGTTCTCCTCCACCATCACTCCCGACTATCCCGCTCCCTATCTCCCTCCTCTTTCTCTGTAACAGCAAAAACCCATTTGGATCCGTTCTGCATTTGGAGATCTCTGTTAGGGCTTGGTTGGGGTGGATTGGCGCCGTCCGATCTCAGATCTCCGGTGAGTGCTCCCGTGACTTGAACGCCTCCACTTGTGGGTCGATTCGGTTTTGTGGTGCGGAAGCGGATCTTCTGCTGGGAGCCCGTCGACAAATGCTTGATTTCTTTCGAGGGTCTTTCTGATTCTCTTTATTGCTTTCCTGCCTCGGTGCTCTGTGTTCCGGGTTTTATTTTGCTCCTTACCGTGTTTTGGATCTCCCTTAGATCTTCTTCGCGGTTGGTGTTTTTGATCATTTTACCAATTTGAGAACTCAACTGATCTTTCCATATAAAAATTGCCTTGTTCGCTTTTCCATCCTTGTCCCGTCGGTGATTTAAGTTCCGCGGAGCTCGGATTCGTGGATCGCTCCTTCTCCGATGCCAATCCCGTTTGCGTGATGTTTTGGATCTCTTACGAACATACCCGAGAATCTTGCCTTGTGCTTGATCTAGAAAATTGTCTCACATTCTGTCCCTTTCTTCGTATCGCCGCTCGCAAACTGTTCGGGAGATCTCGTTAATTCACATGAAGAGCATAAGAATTTCGATtacctattttctttttttatactcGACAGAAAAATTTGTTTTTGATGAACAACTTAAAATGTTCGATCCGTGCAGGTTTTTCTTTCATCATGATTGAATATCTAAATAcagtattgtcgatattttgtcatTTCATTTCAGCTTTTTATTGTTTGGCAGGAAGGAAATGTTCGAGTTGTAGATCACTAAATTCTGAAGGCACTGCACTGCTCGTAGCTTTTTTTTGTGGCGTTTAAATATGATTGATTATGTGGATTGAGTGTTGCGGTGATAAGATCTTTTGAGAGTTCCACTAGAACGTCCTCTGCTAGATCTCCATTTCCAAAATGATGAGGGGGAGAGATGGAGGCCAGAAGAAACATTTGGTCCCATCATTGTGTCTCATTGTTCTCTTTCTAGGTTTTCTAGTTCTATACTATGGCTCTTTCTTTGGTCCTCGGGGGCAGCATGCGAACTCTGCTTTAGAGTATGGTAGTAGAATCTCAAGATCAATTGGTTGGTCTAACGGTGATAATGGAGAGGTAGTCAAATCAGAAGAGTCCATTTTCGGTCAGGACGATGGAGAGGACGGTCTCATACCCAAAAGCTTTCCTGTGAGTGCATTTCGAATCGCTATTTCTCTTCCCGCTTATCAATGAATACGAGCTTCTAGTTGATTTGTTCTGCTTTCCTGAAGGTCTGCGATGATCGACATTCGGAGCTCATTCCCTGCCTAGACAGAAATCTTATTTACCAGACAAGACTGAAGCTGGATTTGTCTTTAATGGAGCATTATGAGAGACACTGCCCACAGCCTGAGAGGCGGTACAATTGCTTGATTCCCCCGCCAGCTGGCTACAAGGTTGACAAAGAATTACTGCTAAGGAGGCTCTTTAACATGTATCGTATTGTATTTTCTTAAGCTTCTGACTACTGTTTTGACATACCATCATGCTGCAGGTTCCGATAAAGTGGCCAAAAAGCCGAGATGAAGTTTGGCAAGTAAATATTCCTCACACACACCTTGCACATGAAAAGTCTGATCAGAACTGGATGGTTGTTAAGGGGGACAAGATTGTTTTTCCTGGAGGTGGCACCCATTTCCATTATGGAGCTGATAAATATATTGCACATCTTGCAAATGTAAGTCTGCTTTAATATGTCGAGAAAAACAAATATGTTATTGATAAATTTAGTTGGCACCTTCATAAAATGGTCAAAGATTTCTGAAATTATCTCTTTATTTTTCCAATGCACCACTATTTTTGTGCTTTCCTATTATATTTAGTTTGTTGCTTTCAGTAGTTTTTCTTTAATTCAGAAAACTCATCCTTCATTTGTATCAACAGATGCTTAACTTCACGAATAACAATCTAAACAATGAGGGAAGGATCCGGACTGTTTTTGATGTTGGTTGTGGAGTTGCTAGCTTTGGTGGATATCTTTTATCATCTGATATCATAGCAATGTCTTTAGCACCTAATGATGTTCATCAAAATCAGATTCAGTTTGCGCTAGAGAGGGGAATTCCTGCTTACCTTGGTGTTTTAGGAACAAAGAGGCTCCCTTACCCAAGCAGATCTTTTGAATTTGCTCATTGTTCCCGATGTCGAATTGATTGGCTTCAAAGAGATGGGATCCTTCTCCTAGAATTGGATAGGTTGCTCAGACCCGGAGGCTATTTCGCTTATTCATCCCCTGAAGCATATGCACAAGATGAAGAGGATctcaagatatggaaggagatgagTGCACTAGTTGAGCGGATGTGTTGGAAGATAGCTGCCAAGAAGAACCAAACTGTGATATGGGTCAAACCTTTGACAAATGATTGTTATTTGAATAGAGAGCCAGGAACTCGGCCACCTCTGTGCAGATCTGACAATGATCCAGATGCAGTTTGGGGTGTCCCGATGGAGGCTTGTATTACTCCTTACTCTGAACGTGAGTGCTCTCACTTATtgggattatttcatttttttatcttcaacatgtttggaatttttttttaaagctttCTGTGCTTCATATTAATATAGGTTCTTTTTAGGTGTTTGTTTCTGCTGGACATGCATATAACATGTGCTTCATATTATATGCATGTTGTTCTTTGGTGGCTCTAGCTAATCAAAGTATTCTGCAGGACACTTCTTATCCTACAAACTTGAAAATgctgatttaaaaataataagaaacaaTGCGTTTGACACCTGGTCTAGAGGATTCAAATGATCGCATAATGAGATACCAACTACCAAGCATGGCATGTTCCCTTGGTCCAAAGTTTTAGAAGATATCACTTACTCAGACGGCTTTAGTTCCTTTCTTCTAGAAATGGTTTTAGTTCTTAGACAGATTTGGATAATTGAGGCTTCTGCCTTACGAATTATCTAAGATATGATATGATTTACTCTATGCTGTCTGTGAATTTACAATGTGTTAAGTTTTTCTCGATTCTAAAACTACTTATAGTGGTGCCCAACAAATTGGTGTGGAAGATCTGGGAGCTGTAATTGAAAATCTTATTTCTTTTTGCATAATGGATTTAGTATTTGGCATATTGTGGTGCACTTTAAGGATATTGTTAATAATTTACCAAGCGTTTGTAGTGATCATGCTCGCTTTCTGTTCTGTACACTCTTTTAGAATGTGGATTGAAGTTCATGGAAATCACAAGCCTCATCAAGAATGCAGTATAACATCTACTTGCCAGTTTAGACAGTTAATAAGCCAACCTTCTGCTATTAATAGTATTGCATGGTACTGTCTTGATGATTAACCAGAATCATACTGAATCAATGAGGCCTGATTATATTGGAAAAGCAATATTGATTTTCTTGAATTAGATGGTTTATGTCTTCACAGAGACCAGTCGGTTAGCATATACTGAGGGAACAACTTATTAGGAAGTCTATATTATATGGTGGATATCGACACTATTGTGTTTGGCTAGGTTTATCTCTAGTCATATCTCTAAACTTTTGGGCAAAAGCATATGTCGATGCCATCTTTTATCAATGCCAAAGAAAATCAAGTGTGGATTTTCTTGAAGTATATTTATGACAATATTTTCACCACATTGAGCTTGAACAATTTCATGGTGCTTGGTTTGATTTTCCGTGTTTCTTTTTTGAACAAggttgttggttttgtaatttgtAAACTTTTGGATGTAAACACCCTAGCATTATGAACTGCCCAATCCACCTAATCATTAATTTGTGTACTGGTAGAAGATTTACCATGAATGGTAGAAGTACAACACACAACTATGTCTCTCACCTTATATGTCATGACCAATCTTGATAGACTAGCTGACTCAATAAGTTGGATATAGCAGGTGTTAAACCCCATGGTTGGATAATGCTAGAATCCAGGTTATCtattggtttatccatcttgcccTATTCAGATTGATGTTACATTGTCAGTGCAATGAGAAGTActtaattatatttcaaaatgtgTAATGTAGAAAATGAATTCAGATTCCAAAATTAGAGTTTCACCTATTAGAAGCCCTAAAATTTATAGTACGGAATGGTGAATGCATAAGAAAGCTGATGTTATCTTCACCCTTGATCTAACAATTAATTACTTGCTATCCAATAAACATTCGTAGAATAGTTGTACTTGCTGTGGGCATAAATTTCTCTATTGTCATCACTGTTTATTCTTTTTAATGAGATAATTGTGTTAGTATAGCATAGGCA encodes:
- the LOC135629634 gene encoding probable methyltransferase PMT3, which codes for MMRGRDGGQKKHLVPSLCLIVLFLGFLVLYYGSFFGPRGQHANSALEYGSRISRSIGWSNGDNGEVVKSEESIFGQDDGEDGLIPKSFPVCDDRHSELIPCLDRNLIYQTRLKLDLSLMEHYERHCPQPERRYNCLIPPPAGYKVPIKWPKSRDEVWQVNIPHTHLAHEKSDQNWMVVKGDKIVFPGGGTHFHYGADKYIAHLANMLNFTNNNLNNEGRIRTVFDVGCGVASFGGYLLSSDIIAMSLAPNDVHQNQIQFALERGIPAYLGVLGTKRLPYPSRSFEFAHCSRCRIDWLQRDGILLLELDRLLRPGGYFAYSSPEAYAQDEEDLKIWKEMSALVERMCWKIAAKKNQTVIWVKPLTNDCYLNREPGTRPPLCRSDNDPDAVWGVPMEACITPYSEQNQRDRGSGLAPWPSRLTTPPPRLADFGISTDMFEKDMEIWRQRVENYWSLLNAKIRANTLRNLMDMKANMGSFAAALKDEPVWVMNVVPEDGPNLLKIIYDRGLMGTVHDWCEAFSTYPRTFDLLHAWTVFSDIEKKGCSVEDLLIEMDRILRPTGFIIVRDRKPVVEYIKKHLTALHWESVATVDAEPNSDSEDGESIFVIQKKMWLVDESAKDVA